The Sphingobium sp. JS3065 genome includes a region encoding these proteins:
- a CDS encoding DUF167 family protein — protein MTAFVRDGDDLLLAVRLTPGATREEVGGVWTDEKGARWLGARVRAVPEKGKANAALVALLAKRLDWPRSAISLESGDTNRLKRLRIKGGGEALAYVRLSAIINEQGDAS, from the coding sequence GTGACGGCTTTCGTCCGGGACGGCGATGATCTGCTGCTGGCCGTCCGGCTGACGCCGGGCGCGACGCGGGAGGAGGTCGGCGGCGTCTGGACGGATGAAAAGGGCGCGCGGTGGCTGGGCGCCCGCGTCCGCGCCGTGCCGGAGAAGGGCAAGGCCAATGCGGCGCTGGTCGCTCTGCTGGCGAAGCGGCTGGATTGGCCGCGCAGCGCGATTTCTCTGGAATCGGGCGACACCAACCGGCTAAAGCGGCTGCGGATCAAGGGAGGGGGCGAAGCGTTGGCATATGTCCGGCTTTCCGCCATCATCAACGAACAGGGTGACGCATCATGA
- a CDS encoding YggT family protein, whose amino-acid sequence MAYALYQIIVILLDVLWWIIIIQAIMSWLIAFNVVNLSNDFVRTVMVALDRMTAPIYNPIRRVLPDLGALDLSPMVVLLGILIIRQAILPPLFGLV is encoded by the coding sequence ATGGCCTACGCCCTCTATCAGATCATCGTCATCCTGCTCGATGTGCTGTGGTGGATCATCATCATCCAGGCCATCATGAGCTGGCTGATCGCCTTCAACGTCGTCAATCTTTCCAATGATTTCGTGCGCACGGTGATGGTCGCGCTGGATCGGATGACCGCGCCCATCTATAATCCCATCCGCCGGGTGCTGCCCGATCTGGGGGCGCTGGACCTGTCGCCGATGGTGGTGCTGCTGGGCATTCTGATCATCCGTCAGGCCATATTGCCGCCGCTGTTCGGGCTGGTGTGA
- the argB gene encoding acetylglutamate kinase, whose protein sequence is MRPRMNSKHAPDPALLAKAETLVEALPYMQRYAGKTFVVKYGGHAMGDPEAARDFAEDVVLMKAVGINVVVVHGGGPQIGAMLKKLGVESQFIGGLRVTDKETAQIAEMVLAGSINKEIVGWISGAGGRAVGISGKDGGLVLCEKVLGKREADPNSGIERNVDLGFVGDPVKVDRSILDTLSRDGIIPVVAPVGIGADGHTYNVNADTMAGAIAAELGASRFFLLTDVAGVLDKQGQLMTDLNPDAIRGLEADGTISGGMIPKLETCVRAVEGGVDAAVILDGRVPHAMLLEIFTDRGAGTLVRR, encoded by the coding sequence ATGCGCCCGCGCATGAACAGCAAGCACGCCCCCGATCCGGCGCTCCTCGCCAAGGCCGAAACCCTCGTCGAGGCATTGCCCTATATGCAGCGATATGCGGGCAAGACCTTCGTCGTGAAATATGGCGGCCACGCCATGGGCGATCCCGAAGCGGCCCGCGATTTCGCGGAAGATGTGGTGCTGATGAAGGCGGTCGGCATCAACGTCGTCGTCGTCCATGGCGGCGGGCCGCAGATCGGCGCGATGCTGAAGAAGCTGGGCGTCGAATCGCAATTCATCGGCGGCTTGCGCGTCACCGACAAGGAAACCGCGCAGATCGCGGAAATGGTGCTGGCCGGCTCCATCAACAAGGAAATCGTCGGCTGGATTTCCGGCGCGGGCGGCCGGGCGGTGGGCATTTCGGGCAAGGATGGCGGCCTGGTCCTCTGCGAAAAGGTGCTGGGCAAGCGCGAGGCGGACCCCAATTCCGGCATAGAGCGCAATGTCGACCTGGGCTTCGTCGGCGATCCGGTGAAGGTCGACCGCAGCATCCTGGACACGCTGTCGCGGGACGGGATCATTCCCGTGGTCGCGCCGGTGGGCATCGGCGCGGACGGCCACACCTATAATGTCAATGCCGACACCATGGCGGGCGCCATCGCGGCGGAACTGGGCGCGTCGCGCTTCTTCCTGCTGACCGACGTGGCGGGCGTGCTGGACAAGCAGGGCCAGTTGATGACCGATCTCAACCCGGATGCGATCCGGGGGCTGGAAGCCGACGGCACGATCAGCGGCGGCATGATCCCGAAGCTGGAAACCTGCGTGCGCGCGGTCGAGGGCGGGGTGGACGCCGCCGTCATCCTGGACGGGCGGGTACCCCATGCGATGCTGCTGGAAATCTTCACCGATCGCGGTGCGGGGACTTTAGTGCGCCGGTAA